A single Amia ocellicauda isolate fAmiCal2 chromosome 9, fAmiCal2.hap1, whole genome shotgun sequence DNA region contains:
- the LOC136758539 gene encoding torsin-1A isoform X1: MRPPGRVVFVVWTLCSAAAATAIEPISTSIAVGMAAALTGFLATYQNVLYYFHECCREEWISLNGSGLEADLEKKLFGQHVASKVILKAVTGFMENKNPKKPLVLSLHGWTGTGKNFISHLIAKNIYRNGMKSSFVHQFVATNHFPHPGEVQTYKAQLQQWIRGNVTSCPRSMFIFDEMDKMHPGLIDSIKPFLDYYEHLDGVSYHQAIFIFLSNAGGGKINEVALRFWDEGKERTDIQLKDLEISLSLDVFNNKNSGFWHTSLIDKNLVDFFIPLLPLEHKHVRMCVLAEMKERDLKPDETIANEIANEINYFPKEKEIFSVKGCKTIGGKLSYYT; encoded by the exons ATGAGGCCGCCTGGACGAGTTGTGTTTGTCGTGTGGACCCTCTGCAGCGCGGCGGCGGCCACGGCGATCGAGCCCATCAGCACAAGCATTGCTGTGGGCATGGCAGCTGCCCTCACTGGCTTCCTGGCGACCTACCAGAATGTGCTCTACTACTTCCACGAGTGCTGCAGAGAAGAGTGGATTTCTTTAAACGGATCAG GTTTGGAGGCTGACCTTGAGAAGAAACTGTTTGGGCAGCATGTGGCTTCTAAGGTGATTCTTAAGGCAGTGACCGGCTTCATGGAGAACAAAAACCCTAAGAAGCCACTTGTCCTTTCTCTACATGGGTGGACAGGGACGGGCAAGAACTTCATTAGCCATCTAATCGCTAAAAACATCTACAGGAATGGGATGAAGAGCAGCTTTGTGCACCAGTTTGTGGCCACTAATCACTTTCCTCATCCCGGTGAAGTTCAAACCTATAAG GCACAGCTTCAGCAGTGGATTCGAGGGAATGTGACCAGTTGCCCTCGATCTATGTTTATATTTGATGAAATGGATAAAATGCATCCTGGACTTATTGACAGCATAAAGCCATTCTTGGATTATTATGAACATTTGGATGGTGTCTCCTATCACCAAGCTATTTTCATCTTTCTCAG CAATGCAGGTGGAGGGAAAATCAACGAGGTTGCCCTGAGATTCTGGGACGAAGGCAAAGAGAGAACAGACATTCAGCTGAAAGACTTGGAGATATCATTGTCCCTCGACGTATTCAACAACAAGAATA gTGGATTTTGGCACACCAGCCTCATTGATAAGAACCTGGTGGACTTCTTCATTCCCTTACTGCCTCTGGAGCATAAACATGTGCGGATGTGTGTATTAGCCGAGATGAAGGAGCGTGACTTGAAACCTGATGAGACAATTGCTAATGAGATTGCCAATGAGATTAACTATTTCCCCAAGGAAAAGGAGATTTTCTCTGTCAAGGGATGCAAAACTATTGGTGGAAAACTAAGTTATTACACCTAG
- the LOC136758539 gene encoding torsin-1A isoform X2: MRTLRQPLLLFFLLMSQVCIRAFEPVTTTVAGVLLTSAIYPFGYKIYNFFHENCNDDWLTFNSTGLEADLEKKLFGQHVASKVILKAVTGFMENKNPKKPLVLSLHGWTGTGKNFISHLIAKNIYRNGMKSSFVHQFVATNHFPHPGEVQTYKAQLQQWIRGNVTSCPRSMFIFDEMDKMHPGLIDSIKPFLDYYEHLDGVSYHQAIFIFLSNAGGGKINEVALRFWDEGKERTDIQLKDLEISLSLDVFNNKNSGFWHTSLIDKNLVDFFIPLLPLEHKHVRMCVLAEMKERDLKPDETIANEIANEINYFPKEKEIFSVKGCKTIGGKLSYYT; this comes from the exons ATGAGAACTTTACGTCAGCCGCTGctacttttctttcttcttatgTCACAAGTGTGTATTCGTGCATTTGAGCCCGTTACAACCACTGTTGCTGGTGTATTACTAACAAGTGCAATTTATCCGTTCggttataaaatatacaatttctTCCACGAAAATTGTAACGATGACTGGCTCACATTTAATTCAACGG GTTTGGAGGCTGACCTTGAGAAGAAACTGTTTGGGCAGCATGTGGCTTCTAAGGTGATTCTTAAGGCAGTGACCGGCTTCATGGAGAACAAAAACCCTAAGAAGCCACTTGTCCTTTCTCTACATGGGTGGACAGGGACGGGCAAGAACTTCATTAGCCATCTAATCGCTAAAAACATCTACAGGAATGGGATGAAGAGCAGCTTTGTGCACCAGTTTGTGGCCACTAATCACTTTCCTCATCCCGGTGAAGTTCAAACCTATAAG GCACAGCTTCAGCAGTGGATTCGAGGGAATGTGACCAGTTGCCCTCGATCTATGTTTATATTTGATGAAATGGATAAAATGCATCCTGGACTTATTGACAGCATAAAGCCATTCTTGGATTATTATGAACATTTGGATGGTGTCTCCTATCACCAAGCTATTTTCATCTTTCTCAG CAATGCAGGTGGAGGGAAAATCAACGAGGTTGCCCTGAGATTCTGGGACGAAGGCAAAGAGAGAACAGACATTCAGCTGAAAGACTTGGAGATATCATTGTCCCTCGACGTATTCAACAACAAGAATA gTGGATTTTGGCACACCAGCCTCATTGATAAGAACCTGGTGGACTTCTTCATTCCCTTACTGCCTCTGGAGCATAAACATGTGCGGATGTGTGTATTAGCCGAGATGAAGGAGCGTGACTTGAAACCTGATGAGACAATTGCTAATGAGATTGCCAATGAGATTAACTATTTCCCCAAGGAAAAGGAGATTTTCTCTGTCAAGGGATGCAAAACTATTGGTGGAAAACTAAGTTATTACACCTAG